One Pseudonocardia abyssalis DNA segment encodes these proteins:
- a CDS encoding N-acyl homoserine lactonase family protein → MHHIAGVGSAYEVLAVRYGTRTATKAESYLNFHLYGEPDESFAMDYFFWLVRGPERTVLVDCGFGAEAGRRRGRTTLVDPVSALSALGVEPDDVDQLVVTHAHYDHIGNLHRFPNAEVVIARREYDFWTGPYAQRLQFAHSAEADELAHLSTVRAQGRLRLVEDRLDLAPGIELVVVGGHTPGQLVVQVAADGPGAVVLAADALHFYEELERDRPFFVVADLVEMYRAFDVLREMSEDPGRLVVAGHDADVGTRFRGRVPGLPADLVDLVVDVTGRSAGAAS, encoded by the coding sequence ATGCACCACATTGCCGGGGTGGGGAGTGCGTACGAGGTGCTCGCCGTCCGCTACGGGACGCGGACCGCGACCAAGGCGGAGAGCTACCTCAACTTCCACCTCTACGGCGAGCCGGACGAGTCCTTCGCGATGGACTACTTCTTCTGGCTCGTCCGCGGCCCGGAGCGCACCGTGCTTGTCGACTGCGGCTTCGGCGCGGAGGCCGGGCGGCGGCGCGGGCGCACGACACTCGTCGACCCCGTCTCGGCGCTGTCGGCGCTGGGCGTCGAACCGGACGATGTCGATCAGCTCGTGGTGACCCACGCGCACTACGACCACATCGGCAACCTGCACCGTTTCCCGAACGCCGAGGTCGTGATCGCGCGCCGCGAGTACGACTTCTGGACGGGGCCCTACGCGCAGCGGCTCCAGTTCGCCCACTCCGCCGAGGCCGACGAGCTGGCGCACCTCTCCACCGTCCGCGCGCAGGGCAGGCTCCGGCTGGTCGAGGACCGGCTCGACCTCGCACCGGGGATCGAGCTGGTGGTCGTCGGTGGGCACACCCCCGGCCAGTTGGTGGTGCAGGTCGCCGCGGACGGCCCGGGGGCGGTGGTGCTGGCCGCCGACGCGCTGCACTTCTACGAGGAGCTGGAGCGCGACCGCCCGTTCTTCGTGGTCGCCGACCTCGTCGAGATGTACCGCGCCTTCGACGTGCTGCGCGAGATGAGCGAGGACCCGGGACGACTGGTCGTGGCGGGCCACGACGCCGACGTCGGGACGCGCTTTCGCGGCCGGGTGCCCGGGCTGCCAGCCGACCTGGTCGACCTGGTCGTCGACGTGACCGGGCGCAGCGCGGGGGCGGCGTCGTGA
- a CDS encoding SDR family NAD(P)-dependent oxidoreductase, giving the protein MTLAGKVCLITGAAGGLGSATARRLAADGVRLVLTDVDGDRLAALAADLPVETVVHAGDVADEADVDAAVAAGVAAFGRIDLHHLNAGVPGPLVRLPDLSVADWDRVLGINLRGVFLGVRAAFRQYEVQRSGGAIVLTASIASLRGSDDLLAYHASKHGVLGILKGAALYGGPIGVRVNAVAPGIVPTALFAGAGGGPGGGNDMARRAATTPLRRPGTGDEIASVVAFLLGDGAAYMTGETVSVDGGASAVSTVRPSGGAGAWDPRPGDVRMHPELA; this is encoded by the coding sequence GTGACCCTGGCCGGGAAGGTCTGCCTCATCACGGGCGCGGCCGGGGGGCTCGGGTCCGCGACGGCCCGCAGGCTCGCCGCCGACGGCGTCCGGCTCGTCCTCACCGACGTCGACGGCGACCGGCTCGCGGCGCTGGCGGCAGACCTGCCGGTCGAGACCGTCGTGCACGCGGGCGACGTCGCGGACGAGGCGGACGTCGACGCCGCGGTGGCGGCGGGGGTCGCGGCCTTCGGCCGCATCGACCTGCACCACCTCAACGCCGGAGTGCCCGGCCCGCTGGTCCGGCTGCCCGACCTGTCCGTCGCCGACTGGGACCGCGTGCTGGGCATCAACCTGCGCGGGGTGTTCCTCGGCGTGCGGGCGGCCTTCCGGCAGTACGAGGTGCAGCGCAGCGGCGGCGCGATCGTGCTGACCGCGTCGATCGCCTCCCTGCGCGGGAGCGACGACCTGCTCGCCTACCACGCCTCCAAGCACGGTGTGCTGGGCATCCTCAAGGGTGCGGCGCTCTACGGCGGCCCGATCGGGGTGCGCGTCAACGCGGTGGCGCCGGGCATCGTCCCGACGGCGCTCTTCGCCGGGGCGGGTGGCGGCCCGGGCGGCGGGAACGACATGGCCCGCCGCGCCGCCACCACGCCGCTGCGCCGCCCCGGCACCGGCGACGAGATCGCGTCGGTCGTCGCCTTCCTGCTGGGCGACGGCGCGGCCTACATGACCGGCGAGACCGTGTCGGTGGACGGCGGGGCGTCCGCGGTCAGCACCGTGCGGCCGTCCGGTGGGGCCGGGGCGTGGGACCCGCGGCCCGGTGACGTGCGGATGCACCCGGAGCTCGCGTGA
- a CDS encoding NAD(P)-dependent oxidoreductase, translated as MTQEKTVGFVGLGNMGGRMTRRLVDAGFEVVGFDPRPGAAEAVGATPAADPAEVARRARVLLLSLPDSRVVEPVVRGTDGLLAGARPGTTIVDLSTASPSSTTALHAEAAEKGVRYLDAGISGGAAAAEKGTLTIMVGGSADALAEIGWALEPIAAHVHHMGAAGTGHTAKLLNNFLNAVSLAATAEVMVAGRKAGLDLPQLLDVLNSSSGVNFATQNRFPHIVRGDYLEGGLTGRLMTKDVGLYVDLVGRLGVPSLNAAGPLASFGLAESLGYGDEISNRVVDAIGDVSGSVRVHDQTEG; from the coding sequence ATGACGCAGGAAAAGACCGTCGGGTTCGTGGGACTCGGCAACATGGGCGGACGGATGACCCGCCGGCTGGTGGACGCCGGGTTCGAGGTGGTCGGGTTCGACCCGCGCCCCGGCGCCGCGGAGGCCGTCGGGGCGACGCCGGCCGCCGATCCGGCCGAGGTGGCGCGGCGGGCCCGCGTGCTGCTGCTGTCACTGCCGGACAGCCGCGTGGTCGAGCCGGTCGTCCGCGGCACTGACGGGCTGCTGGCCGGGGCGCGCCCCGGCACGACGATCGTGGACCTGTCGACGGCGTCGCCGTCGTCGACGACAGCGCTGCACGCCGAGGCCGCGGAGAAGGGCGTCCGGTATCTCGACGCCGGCATCTCCGGGGGCGCGGCGGCCGCGGAGAAGGGCACCTTGACGATCATGGTCGGCGGCAGCGCGGACGCGCTCGCCGAGATCGGGTGGGCGCTGGAGCCGATCGCCGCGCACGTCCACCACATGGGCGCCGCCGGCACCGGGCACACCGCCAAGCTGCTCAACAACTTCCTCAACGCGGTGAGCCTCGCCGCCACCGCCGAGGTGATGGTCGCCGGCCGCAAGGCGGGGCTGGACCTCCCGCAGCTGCTCGACGTGCTCAACTCCAGCAGCGGCGTCAACTTTGCGACGCAGAACCGGTTCCCGCACATCGTCCGGGGCGACTACCTCGAGGGCGGGCTCACGGGTCGGCTGATGACCAAGGACGTCGGCCTCTACGTCGACCTCGTCGGCCGGCTCGGGGTGCCCAGCCTCAACGCCGCGGGCCCCCTGGCGAGCTTCGGGCTCGCCGAGAGCCTGGGGTACGGCGACGAGATCAGCAACCGGGTCGTCGACGCCATCGGCGACGTCTCGGGCAGCGTCCGCGTGCACGACCAGACGGAGGGATGA
- a CDS encoding cupin domain-containing protein, with amino-acid sequence MTMQIVRGRAPDTAPTLSRTETFTGTVWGDPVLPTTAEGNTINSVTFTPGARTFWHHHTRGQILAVTAGLGWVCAEGGTPQTLRAGDVVWTPPGERHWHGGTADTVMTHLAVSLGPTVWLHEVAEDEYRAGLTAAARGTER; translated from the coding sequence ATGACCATGCAGATCGTCCGGGGGCGCGCCCCCGACACCGCCCCGACCCTGTCCCGCACCGAGACCTTCACCGGCACGGTGTGGGGTGATCCGGTGCTGCCCACGACGGCCGAGGGCAACACGATCAACTCCGTGACCTTCACCCCCGGGGCGCGGACGTTCTGGCACCACCACACCCGCGGCCAGATCCTCGCGGTGACGGCGGGCCTGGGCTGGGTGTGCGCCGAGGGCGGCACCCCGCAGACCCTCCGCGCGGGCGACGTCGTGTGGACGCCGCCGGGGGAGCGGCACTGGCACGGCGGCACGGCCGACACGGTGATGACGCACCTCGCCGTGTCGCTCGGGCCCACGGTGTGGCTGCACGAGGTGGCCGAGGACGAGTACCGCGCGGGGCTGACCGCCGCGGCGCGGGGAACCGAACGATGA
- a CDS encoding carboxymuconolactone decarboxylase family protein, translating into MSEGNGAVQTDGHQTDERYERGLAIRKEVLGAAHVERSLAAVSDFSRPIQEFVTGACWGDVWGRPGLDRRTRSLLNLVMLTALGRNHELGVHVKGAITNGCTEQEIQEALLQAGIYCGVPAALESFRVAERVLGEIAAEDGGG; encoded by the coding sequence ATGAGCGAAGGGAACGGTGCGGTGCAGACCGACGGACACCAGACGGACGAGCGGTACGAACGCGGGCTGGCGATCCGCAAGGAGGTGCTGGGCGCGGCCCACGTCGAGCGCTCGCTCGCCGCGGTGAGCGACTTCTCCCGGCCCATCCAGGAGTTCGTCACCGGGGCGTGCTGGGGTGACGTCTGGGGGCGCCCCGGGCTGGACCGGCGCACCCGTAGCCTGCTCAACCTCGTGATGCTGACGGCGCTGGGCCGCAACCACGAGCTCGGCGTGCACGTGAAGGGAGCGATCACGAACGGCTGCACCGAGCAGGAGATCCAGGAGGCGCTCCTGCAGGCGGGCATCTACTGCGGGGTGCCGGCCGCCCTGGAGTCGTTCCGGGTGGCCGAGCGCGTCCTCGGTGAGATCGCGGCGGAGGACGGCGGTGGCTGA
- a CDS encoding NAD(P)-dependent oxidoreductase, which translates to MADPDGPPSAVGFVGLGRMGEPMVRRLVGAGVRVRGHDTAPRPGLGDVVTLVDEAVQVAEGVGVVVLMLPDSDAVDAVVHGAGLLDALAPGTVLVDMGSSEPLRTRALADEVAARGAVLVDAPVSGGVSGATAGTMTIMVGGPDDTVAALAALLALLGRVRHVGPVGAGHALKALNNLMSAAHLLASSEALLAGERFGLDPAVMLDAVNGSSGRSGSTESKWPNFVLPGTYDSGFALALMLKDIRIGLGLAEATGVPHAHAARTVEVWADAAAALGPGADHTEIVRWLRRTDPGGG; encoded by the coding sequence GTGGCTGACCCCGACGGCCCGCCGTCCGCCGTCGGCTTCGTCGGTCTCGGGCGGATGGGCGAGCCCATGGTGCGGCGCCTCGTGGGCGCCGGGGTCCGGGTCCGCGGGCACGACACCGCGCCCCGGCCCGGGCTCGGCGACGTCGTGACCCTCGTCGACGAGGCCGTGCAGGTGGCCGAGGGCGTCGGGGTGGTGGTCCTCATGCTGCCGGACTCCGACGCCGTCGACGCCGTGGTGCACGGGGCAGGGCTGCTCGACGCGCTCGCACCCGGGACGGTGCTGGTCGACATGGGCTCCTCGGAGCCCCTGCGGACCCGTGCCTTGGCCGACGAGGTAGCGGCCCGCGGTGCCGTGCTCGTCGACGCGCCGGTCTCCGGCGGCGTCTCCGGTGCCACCGCGGGCACCATGACGATCATGGTGGGCGGGCCGGACGACACGGTAGCGGCGCTCGCGGCGCTGCTCGCCCTGCTCGGGCGGGTCCGCCACGTGGGGCCGGTCGGCGCGGGGCACGCGCTCAAGGCCCTGAACAACCTGATGTCGGCCGCGCACCTCCTGGCGAGCTCGGAGGCGCTGCTGGCCGGTGAGCGGTTCGGCCTCGATCCGGCGGTGATGCTCGATGCGGTGAACGGCTCCAGCGGGCGCAGCGGCTCCACCGAGAGCAAGTGGCCGAACTTCGTGCTGCCGGGGACCTACGACTCCGGGTTCGCGCTCGCCCTGATGCTCAAGGACATCCGGATCGGGCTCGGGCTCGCCGAGGCCACCGGCGTGCCGCACGCCCACGCCGCGCGGACCGTCGAGGTGTGGGCCGATGCCGCGGCCGCGCTGGGGCCCGGTGCGGACCACACGGAGATCGTGCGATGGTTGCGGCGCACCGACCCGGGGGGAGGATGA
- a CDS encoding GntR family transcriptional regulator, with product MASSSPSAGPTWTADQIGRVAAPLREQVVDLVRDAILGFRLQPGQRLVERELVEQLAVSRATVREVLRQLAAEGLVTVVPQRGAIVTALSPDDAADLYEMRAPLEALAVQRFVQRAAPEHVAALRAAVAEIERTAESADPSAQLRAKDRFYEVLFLGSGSEPLQQTVAGLQARVRLLRATSLSEPGRPREAAAELRAVVDAVEAGDADRAAAACVHHIQNAARTALARLRTDS from the coding sequence GTGGCGAGCAGCTCGCCGTCGGCCGGGCCGACGTGGACCGCCGACCAGATCGGCCGGGTCGCCGCGCCGCTGCGCGAGCAGGTCGTCGACCTCGTCCGCGACGCCATCCTCGGGTTCCGCCTGCAGCCCGGCCAGCGGCTCGTCGAGCGCGAGCTGGTGGAGCAGCTGGCGGTCTCCCGGGCCACGGTGCGCGAGGTGCTGCGCCAGCTCGCCGCGGAGGGGCTGGTCACCGTCGTGCCGCAGCGGGGCGCGATCGTCACCGCGCTCTCGCCGGACGACGCCGCCGACCTCTACGAGATGCGCGCCCCGCTCGAGGCGCTCGCCGTGCAGCGCTTCGTGCAGCGGGCCGCCCCCGAGCACGTGGCCGCCCTGCGCGCGGCCGTCGCCGAGATCGAGCGCACCGCGGAGTCGGCGGACCCGTCGGCGCAGCTGCGGGCCAAGGACCGCTTCTACGAGGTGCTCTTCCTCGGGTCCGGCAGCGAGCCGCTGCAGCAGACCGTCGCCGGTCTGCAGGCGCGGGTGCGCCTGCTGCGGGCGACGTCGCTGTCCGAACCCGGTCGCCCGCGCGAGGCGGCCGCGGAGCTGCGGGCCGTCGTCGACGCCGTCGAGGCGGGCGACGCCGACCGCGCCGCCGCGGCCTGCGTGCACCACATCCAGAACGCGGCGCGCACCGCACTCGCGCGCCTGCGCACCGACAGCTGA
- a CDS encoding carboxymuconolactone decarboxylase family protein yields MSPIDEQVLSPEQQEIKDEFVRVRGTWGEPWQRMLELDPAFVRAYLHFSAVPWTGTTHLEPKVKEFVYIAADAAATHLYEPGIRQHVAAAFDHGATTEEIMEVIELTSTLGIHASNIGVPLLLEVLQEAGLRDGPAPLDERRERLKAEFTANRGYWHAFWDGLLELDPDLFEAYIEFSSVPWRTGPLPPKVKELVYIAFDASATHLYVPGLKLHMENAVRLGATAGEIMEVLAIVSVIGIHAATTAVPVLAEIAAEQARTTRS; encoded by the coding sequence ATGTCCCCGATCGACGAGCAGGTGCTGAGCCCCGAGCAGCAGGAGATCAAGGACGAGTTCGTCCGGGTGCGCGGCACTTGGGGCGAGCCGTGGCAGCGGATGCTGGAGCTCGACCCCGCCTTCGTCCGCGCCTACCTGCACTTCTCTGCGGTCCCCTGGACCGGGACCACGCACCTGGAGCCGAAGGTCAAGGAGTTCGTGTACATCGCCGCGGACGCGGCCGCCACCCACCTCTACGAGCCCGGCATCCGGCAGCACGTCGCCGCCGCGTTCGACCACGGCGCCACCACCGAGGAGATCATGGAGGTCATCGAGCTGACCTCCACCCTCGGCATCCACGCGAGCAACATCGGTGTGCCGCTGCTGCTCGAGGTGCTGCAGGAGGCGGGCCTGCGCGACGGGCCCGCACCCCTCGACGAGCGTCGGGAACGGCTCAAGGCCGAGTTCACGGCGAACCGCGGCTACTGGCACGCGTTCTGGGACGGGCTCCTGGAGCTCGATCCCGACCTCTTCGAGGCCTACATCGAGTTCTCCTCGGTGCCGTGGCGGACCGGACCGCTGCCGCCGAAGGTCAAGGAGCTGGTCTACATCGCCTTCGACGCCTCCGCGACCCACCTCTACGTGCCGGGCCTGAAGCTGCACATGGAGAACGCCGTGCGTCTCGGGGCCACCGCCGGCGAGATCATGGAGGTGCTCGCGATCGTCAGCGTCATCGGCATCCACGCGGCCACCACGGCCGTCCCGGTCCTCGCGGAGATCGCCGCGGAGCAGGCGCGCACCACCCGGTCCTGA
- the ahcY gene encoding adenosylhomocysteinase, with amino-acid sequence MTTLTTDPAGRLQTVNGIDFAVADLSLHEFGRKEIRLAENEMPGLMELRTEYAEARPLHGARIVGSLHMTVQTAVLIETLVSLGAEVRWVSCNIFSTQDHAAAAIVVGSGTPEEPQGVPVFAWKGETLEEYWWCTEQLFLFRDADGNVVGPNMILDDGGDATLLIHKGVEYEKTGVVPTVEDDDLTVSEEYRIILDTLRRSLAEDPQRWTTVASDIRGVTEETTTGVHRLYQLAERGELLFPAINVNDSVTKSKFDNVYGIRHSLVDGLNRATDVLIGGKVALVCGFGDVGKGSAAALAGQGARVIVSEVDPICALQALLQGFQVATLESTIEKADIIVTTTGNKDIITTEAMSRMKHQAIVANVGHFDNEIDVAGLGRIPGIIRINIKPQVDEWVFPDGHSIILLSEGRLMNLGNATGHPSFVMSNSFANQVIAQVELFTKFEEYNKDVYRLPKHLDEKVAKIHVLALGGELTKLSKDQAEYIGVDVEGPFKPEHYRY; translated from the coding sequence ATGACCACCCTGACCACCGACCCCGCCGGTCGGCTGCAGACCGTCAACGGCATCGACTTCGCCGTCGCCGATCTCTCGCTGCACGAGTTCGGCCGCAAGGAGATCCGTCTGGCCGAGAACGAGATGCCGGGCCTGATGGAGCTGCGCACCGAGTACGCGGAGGCGCGTCCGTTGCACGGAGCCCGGATCGTCGGGTCGCTGCACATGACCGTGCAGACCGCGGTACTCATCGAGACCCTCGTGTCGCTGGGTGCGGAGGTCCGTTGGGTCTCCTGCAACATCTTCTCCACCCAGGACCACGCCGCCGCGGCGATCGTCGTCGGTTCCGGTACCCCGGAGGAGCCCCAGGGCGTCCCGGTGTTCGCCTGGAAGGGTGAGACGCTGGAGGAGTACTGGTGGTGCACCGAGCAGCTGTTCCTGTTCCGTGACGCCGACGGCAACGTGGTCGGCCCGAACATGATCCTCGACGACGGTGGCGACGCCACCCTGCTGATCCACAAGGGCGTCGAGTACGAGAAGACCGGCGTGGTGCCCACGGTCGAGGACGACGACCTCACCGTCTCCGAGGAGTACCGGATCATCCTCGACACCCTGCGCCGCTCGCTGGCTGAGGACCCGCAGCGCTGGACCACGGTCGCCTCCGACATCCGGGGCGTCACCGAGGAGACCACCACCGGCGTGCACCGGCTCTACCAGCTGGCCGAGCGCGGGGAGCTGCTGTTCCCGGCGATCAACGTCAACGACTCGGTCACCAAGAGCAAGTTCGACAACGTCTACGGCATCCGCCACTCCCTGGTCGACGGGTTGAACCGGGCCACCGACGTCCTGATCGGCGGGAAGGTCGCGCTGGTCTGCGGCTTCGGTGACGTGGGCAAGGGCTCGGCGGCCGCGCTGGCCGGGCAGGGTGCGCGGGTGATCGTGTCCGAGGTCGACCCGATCTGCGCGTTGCAGGCGCTGTTGCAGGGTTTCCAGGTCGCGACGTTGGAGTCGACGATCGAGAAGGCCGACATCATCGTGACGACCACGGGCAACAAGGACATCATCACCACCGAGGCGATGTCCCGGATGAAGCACCAGGCGATCGTGGCCAACGTGGGTCACTTCGACAACGAGATCGACGTGGCCGGGCTGGGCCGGATCCCCGGCATCATCCGGATCAACATCAAGCCGCAGGTCGACGAGTGGGTGTTCCCGGACGGGCACTCGATCATCCTGCTGTCCGAGGGCCGCCTGATGAACCTGGGCAACGCGACGGGGCATCCGTCGTTCGTGATGAGCAACAGCTTCGCCAACCAGGTCATCGCGCAGGTGGAGCTGTTCACGAAGTTCGAGGAGTACAACAAGGACGTGTACCGGCTGCCCAAGCACCTCGACGAGAAGGTCGCGAAGATCCACGTCCTGGCGCTGGGCGGGGAGCTGACGAAGCTGTCGAAGGACCAGGCCGAGTACATCGGGGTGGACGTCGAGGGCCCGTTCAAGCCCGAGCACTACCGCTACTGA